The sequence below is a genomic window from Candidatus Zixiibacteriota bacterium.
TATGATTGCGGCCGACAGCGTCGGCAACAGCCTCCCTGCTTCTGACTATCCAGAGGTCATCGCCGCCGGGACGGAGCGCCTGGCGGGAATTGACAATAGCTGCCTTCTTAGATTCGTCCCGATTCACGGAGTAAAAATAACAAAGGCAGCAGGAAATTTCAACCTGACTGAAAATGAAAAAGGGATGTTGTCGTCCGTCAGAGATTCAGACGTAAGATTGTGCCGGTGAGACTAATAATGTATCAATATAATTTGACCAGTTTGGTATGCCGGTAATAGGTCATCAGAATCTGGTCGAATTTCTTGCCGGCGCGTGCCATTCCGAGGGCGCCGCACTGGCACATCCCGACCCCATGACCGTAACCGCCCCCTTCAAAGTCAACCCCAATCAATTTTCCGGCGGAGTTGTACTGAGGATTTACATCGAATCGTGCTGACTGCAGAATCAATGCCGGGTTAGAAGCCCGCTTAAAGACCCAGCGGACCCTGTCTTTGCCAAAACGATAATCGCGGCTATCGGTCTTGACCAAAATATCAAAAACTCTTCCGCCGGCGGTCCGCTCAACTATTTCAATACCGGTAATTTCCCCGATTTCGATATCTTTCCCCCGGTCAGCCGAGAGGTACTGCTCCAGTCGCATCTTCAGTTGCTCCGAAGTGAATGATTCCTGCCAGCGGAAATATTTGGACCATTGACAGGCGCCGCTGTCATTAACGGCGCGCAGATATGGCGCTGACGGTTTATCCCAGACCTCGTCGATGTCGTCGGTATATCCGCCGCAGGTGGAATGGTAGTAAGCATTGATGAGAGAGTCCTCGAACTTGATAACATAACCGCGGGTCTCCTCCACCGCTTTTGATATAAGCGGAACTTCGGCTTCGACCCCTTCGTACAGTTGGTCGGCGACGTCCGATTTGAGGTCATACGGCTCGTTAGGATACTGCGAAAGATACCGCAGCGAGTAGGTTCTCGCCGCGACCGCCTGCGCCTTGATAGCTTCAAAATCCTCTTCCGTTACCTTTCCGATTTCCGGAGGGACCAC
It includes:
- a CDS encoding SpoIID/LytB domain-containing protein; its protein translation is MKTKNFIKNLMLPGYFWRILGGAILTLIIWGCGAVPQLKEGTEAIHVRLPFVRVLLENSAQEIEVASNGSFALECRRGGRNTVYYSSQSLTVTQDRGLLIVRTRKGMLGERFEEILVSPRGGRNFLEYNNRRYRGLFRIFPSGMNLRLVNIVYMEDYLKGVVPPEIGKVTEEDFEAIKAQAVAARTYSLRYLSQYPNEPYDLKSDVADQLYEGVEAEVPLISKAVEETRGYVIKFEDSLINAYYHSTCGGYTDDIDEVWDKPSAPYLRAVNDSGACQWSKYFRWQESFTSEQLKMRLEQYLSADRGKDIEIGEITGIEIVERTAGGRVFDILVKTDSRDYRFGKDRVRWVFKRASNPALILQSARFDVNPQYNSAGKLIGVDFEGGGYGHGVGMCQCGALGMARAGKKFDQILMTYYRHTKLVKLY